One Maribacter cobaltidurans genomic window carries:
- a CDS encoding type IV secretory system conjugative DNA transfer family protein — MNWQWEHIALYIVVPILFAGTVLYGLFFAEWKKPMDKKYQVHFKLKYGKFKIDNIKRGVSIIGSAGSGKTESVIYNLLQHFSKHQFCGILHDYKDFELTEIAYPLFKENGVKFYTIAFDQIHYRVNPIAPRYLPNEESVHEVSKVLIENLLGLDESSTNSTSKFFNDAVEGLLGGMIWKLKTSYPQFCTLPHIIALFQSLSTKKLVAFLKSDLTSQSMASAFLNGIESEKQTAGVKSTLANAFKKISSQKLFMALSKDEVPLNVNNEKNPAVLSIVNHPKYESAYSPIIAAIIHTVIKQMSIRGQKSSFLMMEEAPTIKLLNMHRIPATLRSYDIATIYVMQDKIQNDMLYGEKASKAILSNLSYQFFGKVNDPDTAKYYERFFEIIKTPTKSISKSSGLSFESRITKGEREVSKRRADAFFRLKQGEFITFADGKDKKLHFKLQPIQKLFPKKANLFSTEDLRLNFERVYRETQNIVK, encoded by the coding sequence ATGAACTGGCAATGGGAACATATCGCCCTGTATATCGTTGTACCTATTTTGTTTGCTGGAACTGTACTCTATGGTTTGTTCTTTGCAGAATGGAAAAAACCAATGGATAAAAAGTATCAGGTACATTTTAAATTGAAATATGGGAAGTTTAAAATAGACAACATCAAAAGAGGTGTGTCTATTATAGGTTCTGCAGGTAGTGGTAAAACAGAAAGCGTTATCTATAATTTATTGCAGCATTTTAGCAAACATCAATTTTGCGGTATTCTTCATGACTATAAAGATTTTGAATTGACGGAAATAGCCTATCCTTTATTTAAGGAGAATGGGGTGAAATTCTACACCATTGCTTTTGACCAGATCCACTATCGGGTGAATCCCATAGCACCGAGATATTTACCTAATGAGGAAAGCGTGCATGAAGTTTCAAAAGTCTTGATTGAAAATCTTCTGGGATTAGATGAGTCAAGTACAAACAGTACTTCTAAATTTTTCAATGATGCTGTGGAAGGCTTGTTGGGTGGAATGATATGGAAGTTAAAAACGAGCTATCCCCAATTTTGCACCCTGCCCCACATCATCGCTCTGTTCCAATCGCTCAGCACCAAAAAACTGGTTGCCTTCCTGAAATCGGATTTGACTTCCCAAAGTATGGCAAGTGCTTTTTTAAATGGTATCGAATCGGAAAAACAGACCGCCGGAGTAAAAAGCACTCTGGCCAATGCCTTTAAAAAAATCAGTTCACAAAAACTGTTCATGGCACTGTCAAAAGATGAAGTGCCTCTTAATGTCAATAATGAAAAAAATCCTGCGGTACTTTCCATAGTGAACCACCCTAAATATGAATCCGCATATTCGCCTATTATTGCCGCAATCATTCATACAGTAATTAAACAAATGAGCATCAGGGGGCAGAAATCCTCATTTTTGATGATGGAAGAAGCACCTACTATAAAGTTGCTCAATATGCACCGTATTCCGGCTACACTTCGAAGCTATGATATTGCTACCATTTATGTAATGCAGGATAAGATCCAGAACGATATGCTCTATGGTGAAAAAGCGAGTAAGGCCATTTTGAGCAACCTATCTTATCAATTCTTTGGTAAGGTCAATGACCCGGATACTGCAAAATATTATGAACGATTTTTTGAAATTATCAAAACGCCGACCAAAAGCATAAGTAAAAGCAGTGGGTTGAGTTTTGAGAGTCGAATCACCAAAGGCGAAAGAGAGGTATCCAAACGGAGGGCAGACGCTTTCTTTAGATTGAAACAAGGGGAATTTATCACTTTTGCGGATGGGAAGGATAAGAAACTTCATTTCAAACTGCAACCAATTCAAAAGCTATTTCCTAAAAAAGCAAATCTATTTTCAACTGAAGATTTAAGATTGAATTTTGAGAGAGTTTATAGAGAGACTCAAAACATAGTAAAATAA
- the mobB gene encoding MobB family relaxase has product MYITITAQKTDGNYAQSSADFVSYLEKENEGKTVEEMKHFFNQFGEEISTEEVIREIDGNTAKLKKTEPKFYSITLNPSARELKAIQDSPEALKNYTREAMKEYAKAFNREIDGRPINVDDIKYYAKVERQRTFKGTDKEIRENQPYATRILELRKEIRGIEAGQQSGNIRKLNKEIQKLEAKAPHRLNGKRIVRGMAKPGPQSHVHIIVSRRDASNRHGLSPGSKHKASEVEMHGKSVKRGFDRDTFFKNSEKTFDTLFKYRRNYVETYTARKTFLKDPKLYFSMITKLPTNEKAVAFKLLQKSGVNTTLLSIPTNKLQLTIKAINQLKKGIGKAIESGSIGI; this is encoded by the coding sequence ATGTACATTACCATCACGGCACAAAAAACTGATGGCAACTATGCCCAAAGTTCAGCAGACTTCGTTTCCTATCTGGAAAAGGAAAACGAGGGCAAGACCGTAGAAGAAATGAAACACTTCTTCAATCAATTTGGGGAAGAAATATCCACGGAAGAGGTCATCAGGGAAATAGACGGGAATACGGCCAAGCTCAAAAAGACCGAGCCCAAGTTCTATTCCATCACCCTGAACCCAAGTGCCAGAGAACTGAAAGCCATACAGGATTCCCCCGAAGCGCTCAAAAACTATACACGGGAAGCCATGAAGGAGTACGCCAAAGCTTTTAACAGGGAAATAGACGGAAGGCCAATCAATGTGGATGATATTAAATACTATGCCAAGGTAGAACGGCAACGCACGTTCAAGGGAACAGACAAGGAAATCCGGGAAAACCAACCCTATGCCACACGGATATTGGAATTAAGGAAAGAGATACGTGGCATCGAGGCCGGACAACAATCGGGCAATATCCGTAAACTGAACAAAGAAATCCAAAAACTGGAGGCAAAGGCCCCACACCGATTGAACGGCAAACGTATCGTTCGGGGAATGGCCAAACCAGGACCACAGAGCCATGTACATATCATCGTCAGCCGTAGAGATGCCTCTAACCGGCATGGTCTTTCCCCGGGGAGCAAGCACAAAGCCTCCGAAGTGGAAATGCACGGCAAGTCCGTAAAACGGGGCTTTGATAGGGACACTTTTTTTAAAAATTCGGAAAAGACATTTGATACCTTGTTCAAATATCGGCGCAATTATGTGGAGACCTATACCGCCCGTAAGACCTTTTTAAAAGACCCCAAACTATATTTTTCTATGATAACCAAATTACCGACCAACGAAAAGGCCGTAGCTTTTAAACTACTTCAAAAATCCGGGGTGAACACCACATTGTTGAGTATCCCTACGAACAAGCTCCAGCTCACCATAAAGGCCATCAACCAACTGAAAAAGGGAATCGGCAAGGCTATTGAATCAGGCTCCATCGGGATATGA
- a CDS encoding BfmA/BtgA family mobilization protein has translation MGDTYQKYRFSAISIKKKTAVRFRTFSRLVSDSHTRTLEIVMDFFERNDLSPNDDLGIRNNRTNKRINAVIAILKNIEKQQTLPTKVMLNTLFQEMSQVEDQEKEESFDFGTPEPFSRDRELEHYQNRYVEMRQELGQYKNRVQNVMEQMTYVKGTFGKGHFKLDMGKDEFEKLKKEL, from the coding sequence ATGGGAGATACCTATCAAAAATATCGCTTTTCGGCCATCAGCATCAAAAAGAAAACGGCCGTGCGCTTTCGGACATTTTCCCGTCTGGTGTCGGATTCCCATACCCGTACCCTAGAGATCGTGATGGACTTTTTTGAACGGAACGACCTTTCTCCAAACGATGACCTAGGAATCCGAAATAATCGTACCAACAAACGTATCAATGCCGTGATTGCCATCCTGAAGAACATCGAAAAGCAACAGACCCTGCCCACCAAGGTCATGTTGAATACCCTGTTCCAGGAAATGTCACAAGTGGAAGACCAAGAAAAGGAAGAAAGCTTTGATTTCGGAACGCCGGAACCTTTTAGCAGGGACAGGGAACTGGAGCATTACCAAAACCGCTATGTGGAAATGCGGCAAGAACTCGGGCAGTATAAAAACCGTGTTCAGAATGTAATGGAACAAATGACCTATGTAAAAGGAACATTTGGCAAAGGGCATTTTAAGCTGGATATGGGCAAGGATGAATTTGAAAAACTCAAAAAAGAATTATAG